The following nucleotide sequence is from Clostridia bacterium.
TCTTAGCGTTTAGTCTAACTTTGAGTAACGCCCCCAAATAATTGCCCACTCCGCCTAGCTGAACGTGATTAAAAGAATCTTTGCTTGCGTTTTTTGTAGCGTATTCGGTAATATATACGCCGTCTTTATCTTTAATGCCTTCGCTTATGGCGACAATAACATTGCCTTTTTGAGCGTAGACTTTTTCGCAGTCAATTAGAAATTTCTCAACGTCGAAGGCTCGTTCGGGCAAATATATTAGGTCGGGTCCAAGTCCGACAGAAGAGGCTACATAGCTTGCGGCGGTTAACCAACCTGCGTTTCTACCCATTATTTCAATCACAGTAGCCGTACCGCTACCGTAAACTTTGGCGTCTAAGGCTATTTCCATACAAGTAGTAGCGATATATTTTGCTGCGCTACCATATCCGGGGCAGTGGTCTGTGCCAAACAAATCGTTATCTATTGTTTTGGGAACGCCTATAATTTGACAAGCGTAGTTGCGTTCGGCAAGAAACTTGCTAATTTTGTTGCATGTGTCCATACTGTCGTTACCGCCGTTATACAAAAAATATCGTATATTGTATTTTGTAAAGACTTGCAATATTTTTTCGTAATCAGTCGAATCTTGTTGGTAGTTTTTTAATTTGTAGCGAACCGAACCCAAAGCCGAACTGGGAGTATTGCGTAAAAGAGCAATTTCTTGGCTGTCTTCCTTAGAAATATCATATAGTTGTTCGTTTAATATGCCTTTAATGCCGTGC
It contains:
- a CDS encoding 6-phosphofructokinase; this translates as MMSLVGALLFGQSGGPSSVINASACGVFETASNIECITAVYGASHGIKGILNEQLYDISKEDSQEIALLRNTPSSALGSVRYKLKNYQQDSTDYEKILQVFTKYNIRYFLYNGGNDSMDTCNKISKFLAERNYACQIIGVPKTIDNDLFGTDHCPGYGSAAKYIATTCMEIALDAKVYGSGTATVIEIMGRNAGWLTAASYVASSVGLGPDLIYLPERAFDVEKFLIDCEKVYAQKGNVIVAISEGIKDKDGVYITEYATKNASKDSFNHVQLGGVGNYLGALLKVRLNAKTRPIEFSLMQRCAAHIASKTDVDEAYGAGKEAVISAIEGKTDIMIGIKRLNKEGYSTKFIDIPLVDVANYEKKMPDAYICGDNYVSPAFLDYVLPLIEGQNPVLYINGVPRFANLKKILVKK